Proteins encoded together in one Prunus dulcis chromosome 3, ALMONDv2, whole genome shotgun sequence window:
- the LOC117622166 gene encoding chaperone protein dnaJ C76, chloroplastic translates to MAQIQLLSPGFSEALKFQNPLPNGCSRSPWRMLVKTSSSQSLMGHGGRRRRGFGRVRVATGGSPSTDAVADDYYSVLGLLPDATPAQIKKAYYNCMKACHPDLSGDDPETTNFCMFINEVYEVLTDPVQRRVYDEIHGYALTAVNPFLDDSITRDHAFVDEFSCIGCKNCANVAPDVFGIEEDFGRARVYSQCGNPDLVQQAIDSCPVDCIHWTSAAQLSLLEDEMRRVERVNVALMLAGMGSSADVFRMASARWQKRQSKVLEQAKMRMMNQKDSEKTESYWDNIWSNTKGFRNSEEEVKERAKRTAAAARRWREYSRRGADKPPSYKLPEAISNMDK, encoded by the exons ATGGCTCAAATTCAATTACTGTCCCCTGGGTTCTCTGAAGctctcaaattccaaaacccaTTACCAAATGGGTGCTCAAGAAGCCCATGGCGCATGTTAGTTAAGACCAGCAGCAGTCAATCTTTGATGGGTCATGGCGGGAGGAGGCGAAGAGGCTTTGGCAGGGTCAGAGTGGCAACCGGGGGCTCACCTTCAACTGACGCAGTGGCTGATGACTATTACTCGGTCTTGGGATTg CTTCCAGATGCCACACCtgcacaaataaaaaaggcctattataattgtatgAAAGCTTGCCATCCGGATTTGAGTGGTGATGATCCAGAGACCACAAATTTCTGCATGTTCATTAATGAGGTCTACGAG GTGCTCACTGACCCCGTGCAACGAAGGGTTTACGACGAAATTCATGGTTATGCATTGACGGCAGTCAATCCTTTCCTGGATGACTCAATAACAAGAGATCATGCATTTGTTGATGAGTTCAGCTGCATAG GCTGCAAAAATTGTGCCAATGTGGCCCCAGATGTCTTTGGAATCGAAGAAGACTTTGGAAGAGCCAGAGTATACAGTCAGTGTGGGAACCCAGACCTAGTTCAACAAGCAATTGATAGTTG TCCTGTTGATTGCATTCATTGGACTTCTGCTGCACAATTATCATTGCTGGAAGATGAAATGCGCAGAGTAGAAAGAGTAAAT GTCGCACTGATGCTTGCAGGTATGGGCTCATCAGCGGATGTTTTCAGAATG GCAAGTGCTCGGTGGCAAAAGAGGCAATCAAAAGTCTTG GAACAAGCTAAAATGAGGATGATGAATCAGAAGGATTCAGAGAAAACGGAATCATACTGGGACAACATTTGGAGCAACACCAAGGGGTTCCGAAATTCAG AGGAGGAAGTGAAAGAAAGAGCGAAGAGAACTGCAGCAGCGGCTCGTAGATGGAGAGAGTACTCAAGGAGGGGTGCTGACAAGCCTCCTAGCTATAAACTTCCGGAGGCAATCTCCAACATGGATAAGTGA
- the LOC117621692 gene encoding acidic leucine-rich nuclear phosphoprotein 32 family member B-like, with protein MLSDYKLTDEAEVREALNGSPASEWLANSSNYGHYRDEYIRYRHYEDLREAEREDRNLVGANIRVGNISPQPWSVRIPCWAAENGSKLVRIPRGQDSLDLPLPAGVTHVTAEAATEILELNARLNAVLFSTSLEASIEISRLRQEIEKLKNTSGTTIASSGIGEDVIDDDAEHEFRTKFKADHLGIKGKTKIVIPEEHEEDEEEEEEEEEEEDEEEDEDDAWIDETEVGDEDEEADEDEVGDEDEESDDGGAAAKGNLNAEQDSTHQKGKVEKSLRSRTPKRKKTK; from the exons ATGCTTTCTGATTATAAGCTAACTGATGAGGCAGAAGTCAGGGAAGCACTGAATGGGTCCCCCGCTTCAGAATGGCTTGCAAATTCATCCAACTATGGCCACTACAGAGATGAGTACATAAGGTACCGCCACTATGAGGACTTACGTGAAGCG GAAAGAGAAGATCGAAATCTCGTAGGGGCCAATATAAGGGTAGGAAACATCTCTCCTCAGCCATGGTCAGTGCGAATACCATGCTGGGCAGCCGAAAATGGAAGTAAACTTGTGCGGATACCGCGTGGGCAAGATAGTCTTGATCTACCATTACCTGCTGGTGTGACACAT GTAACTGCTGAAGCTGCAACCGAGATTTTGGAGCTGAATGCTAGGTTGAATGCCGTACTATTTTCAACTTCATTGGAAGCAAGCATAGAGATCAGTCGCCTACGGCAAGAGATT gagaaattgaagaacacCTCGGGAACAACCATTGCAAGTTCAGGTATTGGTGAAGACGTCATAGATGATGATGCAGAACAT GAGTTTCGCACAAAATTTAAAGCTGACCACCTAGGTATAAAAGGAAagacaaaaattgtgataccAGAAGagcatgaagaagatgaggaagaggaagaagaagaggaagaagaggaagatgaagaggaagatgaagacgaTGCTTGGATCGACGAGACAGAGGTTggggatgaggatgaggaagcCGATGAGGACGAGGTTggggatgaggatgaggaatCCGATGATGGCGGGGCCGCAGCTAAGGGTAATCTGAATGCAGAACAAGACTCCACACACCAAAAAGGCAAAGTTGAGAAAAGTCTTCGTTCACGTAccccaaagagaaagaaaaccaagtaA
- the LOC117621691 gene encoding protein MAINTENANCE OF MERISTEMS-like, translating to MRMKHKGTEVRPSHQGSRCLKTTVAQGTKGNSSAASSSSKKRTPAKRISGPMGNGVFGVRVFIPRDRNPCSPVLHFDLEEHISFKLTLKKIRGCGNNDICATWYNKAMHDTVKAKVKESGILPFLSILGHGKKGDRPLLVALAERWWDTTHTFHFDEVGEMTMTPTDFAAIIGLHVGGKRLTYDLDIYRNKNKVVKLFGKPIADLLAGERRVPYESLCTPYWRKNPKDDKEADQIARAFILCLIGSSFLNDKSQYVSMHYAPCLEIVSDIGKYDWGGAALACLYRSLDSCSRGRSSSMGGYWRAWEVWACEYLKPFALSRPSGTLNTWLRTLRWVGAKSKRDLQHHLEHFRVMMRHLTNDQVNWNPWGTNESDMPEAVINSVPATRKRILLEGPAGSAWFLG from the exons ATGAGGATGAAACACAAGGGCACCGAGGTTAGACCATCTCATCAAGGTTCCCGTTGCCTGAAGACCACAGTTGCACAGGGTACGAAAGGTAACTCTTCAGCGGCTTCCTCAAGCTCGAAAAAACGGACGCCAGCCAAACGAATATCGGGTCCTATGGGTAATGGGGTGTTCGGGGTACGTGTGTTCATACCAAGAGACCGCAATCCTTGTTCACCCGTGCTTCACTTCGATTTGGAGGAACATATCTCCTTCAAG ctcactttaaaaaaaatcagaggGTGTGGAAACAACGACATATGTGCTACATGGTATAACAAAGCAATGCACGACACGGTGAAAGCAAAGGTGAAAGAATCTGGAATTTTGCCCTTTTTGTCAATACTGGGCCATGGAAAGAAAGGGGATAGGCCATTACTTGTGGCCTTAGCTGAGAGATGGTGGGACACTACCCACACATTCCACTTCGATGAAGTTGGAGAGATGACAATGACCCCGACGGACTTCGCAGCAATCATAGGATTGCATGTTGGTGGGAAGCGATTAACGTACGACTTGGACATTTACAGAAATAAGAACAAGGTGGTGAAATTGTTTGGGAAACCAATTGCAGACCTACTGGCAGGGGAAAGGAGAGTGCCATATGAAAGCCTTTGCACTCCATACTGGAGGAAGAATCCGAAAGATGATAAAGAAGCTGACCAAATTGCAAGGGCATTTATACTGTGCTTGATTGGCTCCTCATTCCTCAATGACAAGAGCCAATACGTGAGTATGCACTACGCCCCCTGTCTGGAAATAGTCTCAGACATTGGTAAATACGACTGGGGCGGTGCGGCTTTGGCTTGCTTGTATAGATCATTGGATTCTTGTTCCAGGGGCAGGTCATCAAGCATGGGCGGGTATTGGAGGGCATGGGAG GTATGGGCTTGCGAGTACCTAAAGCCGTTTGCTTTATCAAGGCCCAGTGGGACCTTGAACACGTGGCTCAGAACATTGAGGTGGGTTGGTGCAAAATCAAAGCGGGACTTGCAACATCACTTGGAACATTTTAGAGTGATGATGCGACATCTAACAAATGATCAG GTTAATTGGAACCCATGGGGGACCAATGAATCCGACATGCCGGAAGCCGTCATAAATAGTGTGCCAGCAACCCGTAAACGAATCCTACTTGAGGGACCAGCTGGTTCAGCCTGGTTTTTGGGATAG
- the LOC117621693 gene encoding protein FAR1-RELATED SEQUENCE 5-like, with translation METSSKISKNPLSGLGLECDLGNELMKLHVFGCKTVIRGAIIDLSMKGYGKMDRGLETSNGGCSDSGYLGGCERSSHRAPTTETGHMSVQHMVSQSSDDNDVDMIAPRKEDVMGKEFKTIELAEEYYMSYAKGIGFSVRKDKLVRNAEGKICRRRWCCSKEGLRNEKFNDRSDRIRPPKPITRENCSAHFWVGYEKKRDVYVITNFEPHHNHQLVTPLESPYLRCNRVVRNSDLAQAVGMRRALVRTCQTYEYMVDQCGGYLNVGFQIKDLYNKLDASRREILLDGDTEAALSYLKAKGAMDPEFFCKFSVDEENRLCNLFWRDSTSLLDYIAYGDVLIFDSTYKTNVYDKPLVLFVGSNNYRSTVMFGCALLQDETFETYKWLLETFMASMKDKKPISILTDGDEAMRKAIDDVFPMSNHRLCSWHVSRNAQNNLKDDELVRNFQACIWEPFALDEFEKKWEVLRERARTPKQKEWLEMMYAKSDSWAESCLRGKFFGGMCTTRRVESMNKYVKDYLRKGVKLFECIPAIDRAMLRLRNTTAKDGFNAKYSTPVLKTALTKLEQQASLIYTHRCFVLVRHEIESCSALIHDNVMHNFGGRVYVLSKYGEPHNKWTCVYHGGEQIRIQCGCRKYESEGIPCCHLFYVMKCEHLTEIPPALIMKRWTKSAQTDTCREFISKGEDTTKEVVEMARYGSLSAMSNKVCFYASKSANGYAMLTNEFSRLREFVKAYCKRKKRRV, from the exons ATGGAAACATCAAGTAAGATTTCAAAGAACCCTCTTTCTGGTTTAGGACTTGAATGTGATTTGGGTAATGAGTTGATGAAATTGCATGTTTTTGGTTGCAAAACAGTTATACGTGGTGCAATTATTGACCTGA GCATGAAGGGGTATGGTAAGATGGACAGGGGTCTAGAGACATCAAATGGTGGTTGTAGTGATTCAGGGTATCTGGGTGGTTGTGAAAGGTCGAGTCATAGGGCACCGACAACAGAGACCGGGCATATGTCGGTCCAACATATGGTTAGTCAAAGCAGTGATGATAATGATGTTGACATGATTGCACCGAGGAAAGAAGATGTTATGGGAAAAGAGTTTAAAACGATAGAATTAGCAGAAGAATATTACATGAGTTATGCAAAGGGCATTGGATTTAGCGTGAGAAAAGACAAATTGGTGCGAAATGCGGAAGGGAAAATATGTAGGAGACGGTGGTGTTGTTCTAAAGAAGGTTTGAGAAATGAGAAGTTTAATGATCGATCAGATAGGATTCGACCACCAAAGCCAATTACAAGAGAGAATTGTTCTGCCCATTTTTGGGTGGGTTATGAGAAGAAACGTGACGTTTACGtcattacaaattttgaaCCACATCACAATCATCAACTAGTTACTCCACTTGAATCACCATATCTCCGATGTAACCGTGTTGTTCGAAATTCTGATTTAGCACAAGCAGTGGGAATGCGAAGAGCATTGGTTAGAACATGTCAAACATATGAGTATATGGTCGACCAATGTGGCGGGTATTTAAATGTTGGTTTTCAAATAAAGGATTTGTACAATAAGTTGGATGCATCACGGAGGGAAATTTTGCTCGACGGGGACACAGAAGCTGCACTATCTTACTTGAAAGCGAAAGGAGCAATGGATCCAGAATTCTTTTGTAAGTTCAGTGTTGACGAGGAAAATAGgctttgtaatttgttttggaGGGACTCCACTTCACTTTTGGATTACATTGCCTACGGGGACGTCCTCATATTTGACAGCACGTACAAAACAAATGTTTATGACAAGCCCCTAGTGTTGTTTGTTGGTTCGAACAACTACCGTTCTACTGTAATGTTTGGTTGTGCATTATTGCAGGACGAGACATTTGAAACTTACAAGTGGTTATTGGAAACATTCATGGCATCCATGAAAGATAAGAAgccaatatcaatattgacggATGGCGATGAGGCAATGCGTAAAGCCATTGATGATGTGTTTCCCATGTCTAACCATCGGTTGTGCTCATGGCATGTGTCAAGGAATGCACAAAATAACTTGAAGGATGATGAATTGGTAAGAAATTTTCAGGCATGTATTTGGGAACCATTTGCATTGGACGAGTTTGAGAAGAAATGGGAGGTTCTAAGGGAAAGAGCGAGGACTccgaaacaaaaagaatggtTGGAAATGATGTATGCAAAAAGTGACTCATGGGCTGAATCATGTTTGAGAGGAAAGTTTTTTGGTGGTATGTGCACCACTCGACGCGTGGAGTCTATGAACAAGTATGTGAAAGATTACTTGAGGAAAGGTGTGAAGTTGTTTGAATGTATTCCAGCAATTGATAGGGCTATGTTACGTCTTAGGAATACCACGGCAAAGGATGGTTTCAACGCAAAGTACTCAACACCAGTCCTTAAAACCGCATTGACAAAACTCGAGCAACAAGCTTCTTTGATTTACACGCATAGATGCTTTGTATTGGTTCGTCATGAGATCGAATCTTGTTCAGCACTCATCCATGATAATGTGATGCATAATTTTGGAGGTCGTGTATACGTATTGTCAAAATATGGTGAACCGCATAATAAATGGACTTGTGTTTACCACGGTGGGGAACAGATACGGATACAGTGTGGATGTCGGAAATATGAAAGTGAAGGGATCCCGTGTTGCCACCTGTTTTATGTAATGAAGTGTGAGCACCTTACGGAAATTCCTCCAGCACTCATAATGAAGAGATGGACAAAGAGTGCCCAAACTGATACATGTAGGGAATTTATCAGCAAAGGCGAAGACACTACCAAGGAAGTTGTAGAAATGGCGAGGTATGGAAGTTTAAGTGCTATGtcaaacaaagtttgtttttATGCATCAAAGAGTGCAAATGGTTATGCCATGTTGACGAATGAGTTTAGTAGATTGAGGGAATTTGTGAAGGCTTACtgcaaaaggaagaagagacgAGTCTGA
- the LOC117623096 gene encoding uncharacterized protein LOC117623096 — translation MAAEEEEEEEEVLLSLFDSYWFEHGILSKKSPSKPQEATNPSLQVDQSAQEATQQQVPNFPRLSCLPRSLSDDQSSNTKGSLISSDSLSPHSILMSTTPKFHTVFSGKQVIEFSKESVKQEQVPAAQTKRVHGHGKRNRSRRRVGPNKSLSDLEFDELKGFMDLGFVFTEEDKDSKLVSIIPGLQRLGSIGEQDRDEEDQRNNNNNNNIDPSTHHVVSRPYLSEAWNALDQRKKENKLVNWRIPANLGKDMKHNLRFWAHTVASTVR, via the coding sequence ATGgctgcagaagaagaagaagaagaagaagaagtgctTCTCAGCCTCTTTGATTCATACTGGTTTGAACATGGAATTTTGAGCAAGAAATCCCCTTCAAAACCCCAAGAAGCAACAAACCCAAGTCTCCAAGTGGACCAATCAGCCCAAGAAGCAACCCAACAACAAGTACCAAATTTCCCCAGACTTTCATGCTTGCCAAGGTCTCTAAGTGATGACCAATCTTCAAACACCAAAGGGAGCCTCATCTCTTCTGATTCTCTCTCCCCACACTCAATCCTCATGAGCACCACACCAAAATTCCACACAGTTTTCTCTGGTAAACAAGTCATAGAGTTCTCCAAAGAAAGTGTGAAACAAGAACAAGTGCCAGCAGCTCAGACAAAAAGGGTCCATGGTCATGGTAAAAGAAACAGAAGTAGAAGAAGAGTAGGGCCCAACAAGAGCTTGTCTGACCTGGAGTTTGATGAGCTCAAGGGTTTTATGGATTTGGGATTTGTGTTCACTGAGGAAGACAAGGATTCAAAATTGGTTTCCATAATTCCTGGTTTGCAAAGGCTTGGAAGTATTGGGGAACAAGATAGAGATGAAGAGGATcagagaaataataataataataataatattgatCCAAGTACTCATCATGTGGTTTCAAGGCCCTATCTGTCTGAGGCTTGGAATGCTTTggatcaaagaaagaaagagaacaaattGGTGAATTGGAGAATACCAGCTAATTTAGGTAAAGACATGAAGCATAATCTCAGGTTTTGGGCTCATACTGTTGCATCAACTGTAAGATAA